From Malaya genurostris strain Urasoe2022 chromosome 2, Malgen_1.1, whole genome shotgun sequence:
agcacggtttgacagcagttagggaggAAACTGGGTTAAATTCAGAATTAAACAAAAACGAAATAAATGACTGGCGGAATGTATACTGTTCTAGAAATtggcaggagaaaaagttctgatattgttcaccagttgatggattgtgtgtaatggagtcagatgaataattttgttcattgtAAGTGTAAGTTTAACAAATCTGAAAATGTTTGAattaatcaatgaaaagattatgctgtagaagcgctaaggccaaactaagagattttccttgaattttgctgattagatcaatgttcaagaggattaccataatggattgagactgaCATTTTCTATGtattattctgtgaagaatgtacAAATTTGtaggatcaatatcaaattaaaatttgagcGTCGTCTCACCAAGCAACAAAAAGTTCCACAGCACCTGAAAATTATCCACTTTAATAGAGCTATAgagtacgcgtggcactttttggcaacttgaatgcatttctgagaaaactttgtcGTTACTTAAAAGCTTTACAAGGAACTGTTCAAAGTTAGTTCTGTTGTGTTGGGTGAATTCAAGCATGAATAATTCCCTAAAAACGGCCTGTTATGAATACTTTGTAATTTTGGTTACTTtcgctaaatacaaattgtaaatatatcctactctaccaAATGAAGAACTCTAGAAAATTAACTTTTCAACATATTGTTAAGTTTGTCAATGCAAAActctggttagtgagctttttcatcaattaccgaaagcaagaatcacatctggaagagaaaacgtggcaccttatatcctttatgtcgaagccattagagagatCTCTGATCAATGCTTTGATacaaaggatgagatgataatctgtacctttgctcaatttttgcttaacagaagtatttcacaatttttggtgatatttctgttTTGGGCTGAAGCGAATgtttgtcgaattccgttgattgtaggttaatcagaaaaataatggagagaaacgttaaccacttagtcgacaATTCTGCTAtccaaaaacataaattcgaacaaatgatttttgggcgagacgaagttcgatgggtcagctagttttaatatacaGAAATCCGTGAAGACAGGAAAACTTCTTTTGGAGTTTGAGAATAAGAAAATGATACTAAAAATGGCATGGCATGGCGCGAGTAAATTTAAGGAATggtatctccgaaaaaaatcaaagtcggtaaaaacaataaatgaaaaatcgatgttTCGTGGTGTGCCGCCCTTAAGGCGCAAAGCAAAGCTAAGTCTCGGCATCACGGGCCTACACTTTAGGTGATCTTCCGTGTAAATCGTAACGTTGATTGATTTTTTCACCACATCCGCAAATCGCTTGTCAGATCAGGAACTTCTTCACACATTTCAATAATTCCTTCTTTCAAACATCTTCCGGAACAGCAAATTATGACTTGTCAATGAACTGTACTTGCCCAGAAAGTTGACGAAAGTCAGTCCTCAAATACGTTTCGTCATCCATGTCATTACGATGCTGTGCTGAGTTTCCGTGCGCAAGATTTCGCTGTGATGATTTGCTTTTCATTTAGATTCTCATACGTGCAAAAGACCATAGACCATTTCCCATAGGACGCTTTAAAATTGTATGTAGATCCGAatcccggttccagagttacagggtgatatgggcaaaaattgcaaaaaataagCACTCCATGTTCTTGTAGTTGGCTGAACCGTTCTTTAAaaaacttataccgtttttcattgaaaaacagtggtggcgtggattgttctggttttgcactttcgagcagtaaTGCAATATTCTGACGATGTTTCATTGCTATttttgctcgaaagtgcaaaaccaaagcaatccacgccaccactgtttttcaaagaaacacgtcattagattcatatgaaaggtttcACATACTTATATAACAATGCTGACTTTTATTTGGATACTtcttccggttccgatattacaTGGTGATGAGTAGGAAAATATTCATTTCAAGAGCGTGTTTCTAGACGTAACAAGAGAAACGAATAAAATTTCTCTGAACCAGCCATAGAAGTCTTATGTCATGTACTTCTTGTTAGTTATTGACAAAAACATGATCTAGGAGATATGGGTTATTAGTTcttggttccggaagcaccggaaatagtagtcaaaaaccTCCGTCATGCAAAGCGAAGAATCAAAAAGGagctattttttttctaaatttgtccCAAAATTGTTCCTATTCGAAAGTTATATCTGTTTATTGCCATATAACCCTAGTTCTTGGTTCCGGAAGCATTAGTTCTTCAAACTTCAAAACGGAGCTTATTTCATTTTCACAGTGATGATAGAATGTAATATCAAATTTTTGTCTCTATatactgctgttgaatttcatccggatcctacttccaGCTCTGGAACTGTAAGatgaagtgtgttcaaaattttaaactatCATTTTGAGCGACGACGAAGAAGTCGGgagaaattcttctaaatttggtaattcaaaaatgttctgtgtccgaacaaactttcttgtttttattcaagattcaatggaaagttttttgaaaagtgctatagtaatatttatgagggTATGAGTAACATtaaaaaggcatcatcacacaactaggtggattaaaacaggttttgtaccTTCTAAACAAATAACCCAGcacgtttcatgattttctgtaCACTGATACATTGGACTTTTTAGGGACATCTGGTATTGCATGGCATGCTTGGACGGCTATTGAACCGGTCATTTTACTGTGTAATGAAGCAATTTTTCAAGCGCCTGCTCCCTTTCTTCGGGCATTTAGAAGCTCGCTGAAATTTCCTATAACACGAGACAAAATGGTATTTGCAATTCCAAGCTTTTTAGCTACCCATCGGTTGTTCTGACGACATAAGTATGAAATCTGGCAGATGTAAACAATACACTGTTAATCAGATTTACTCAAATTTCAAGGTTTTTGATCATTCTTTGCATGGATTTGTACTAATAATCAATCTCTTTTGTGTACATTTTTGAAGGTCGCTCATGTATGCAACTTCTACCATAGTCTTAAATCCTGCGAACGTTCCTAAATATGCGATTGAGTTGTATACTctcttgaaaaaatcgattttatttctaTTGAAAAGAATGAGAACTATTAttctttattaaataatttcatttcactTATTCTTCTAGAAGAATTAGTTCTTTTGAGCCCCTCGCGAGCATTGCCCTTTCTCTAGTTCAAATTTAACAGAAGATTTTCGGTGTGCCATTTTTATCGAATACGCGCATTGCAGAAGGTTTTGTTTTTCGTACTTTATATGTGGGTTTCTTTCTCGAAAACCAAGGCATAGTGCTACGTAAATACAATATTAATAGACTTTAAATAAATATCATCTACTTACTATAGAGTATTTCCCAGTAGTTTTCAGTCTTTTACTAACATAACAGAGGTTTCATTATTTTTAGGAATTCATAACTATCTAAATCCAGAATTCATTCACATTTTAGTAGTATAATAACAGACTCTAAGAGCAGAAGTAATATCTATTCGTTGAGTAACACGGAAATTGACGGTTCTAATTTAATGATGGTATCACCTAACCATGCTAATTGACAGTAGGTAGGATTAGCGGGCGCACAAACGCATTTAGTTTCATCTTTACTATTGACCAGCTTCGTAGATTCTCTTACCCTACAAGTAGTTTTCGTATTTATTTTTCGAAGAATTATCAACTATCTTCAAATTGTgttctttttcttttatttctatGTTTCCGAAAACAAAATCTATTCTTGTTGCTTTCGGGATCCGTTTTGTACATTGATATGTGTACTTTTATTCTTCTGTATTCATGAAACACCCACATCGCAACCGCACAAATCTCATCACTGTGATTTAATTACACATCCAAACCaaccatcatcattatcatcatcaccgTCACCTTCATCACTGAAATCAACACCAACTGCTGCAACTGCGACTGAACGGACGGACGACAATGATATTCAAAACGAACTCTCGCCACAATCCGATGTGATTTATTAGCACGAATCACCCACGGGGCGCTTTTATCAGCAGGCCACCAAATCTAGACGAGTTCTAGTGAAAGTTCCATCGTCTGCCCAACCTGCACCGTCCGATCTTCCGGACGAACGGACACCTGTACGTatcgctttttttttgttttctgtgtTAAGCTTTTACATGTACAAAGTTCTGTTTCTGTGTAAGTGTGGCAGTTTGTGTGTCAAAAAGTTTTTAAGCTGTTATACTGTTATAACAAGATTCTTTGCCTGAGTGTCATTAAAACTCTTAAATCTTTTGTCCTTCGATTGCTTCATACGACGGGTACAGGTTTCCAAACTGATTGTTGTCATTGCCTGAGCTTCGAACATGattttaatggtatttcctttacaGCTGATGCGTGGTGGAACACGAAGGGTTCGAGATGTCTCCACTTCCGATGCGCAGAATTCAACTGCCAATGATAGTATAGCTATGCACACTATTGGTAAGTGTTTTGAATGTTACTTTCGAAATAGATGTACGTAGCTataacaatttgatttttttttcttttcattcgGTGTGGcacaaaaaacacaaaactgATTAATATACAAACACTGCTTCATATGCCTcatcatttttttgtaaatatttgcaACTTTCCCGTGACCTATAACTGGCTGAATTCGATGTAAATAAACATATTCTTTGCACGATCAACCGAATGCCGTCAATATCCTGTCGTGCGTATGTGTGTGAATTCTCATTGATCGTTCGTAAATTTATTACCCTCAAATGCTAACCAAAGGCCTTAAACGTGTTTCAGAAGAGGACGATTCAATGAACTTTTTTGAGCAGATTATGATCGCCAGCGGAAATGTGGCCAGTTTTATTTACAAAAACAGCTACATCTTCACCAATGTGATAATGATGGTAAGGTTTCATTCAAAAGATCTGAAAATCGTATTAACAAAACCTTGTGTTCTTCTATCCTGCAGACCTGGAGCATAATGTATCACAGTTGGTTGACCTTTGTTCTGCTCATTTGGGCCAATTTAATTTGGATTATGCCAAATCAACGCAGGAATATGCTAAACTCTAGTCCCTTCCTAGTCATCTATGCCGAACTGTTGCTGCTGGCACAGTACCTGTACGGAATGAAGCTCACCGATGACGAGCTGCCGTCCACCGTCAATGTCAGTTTTCTCCGAATGAAATATTGTTTCAAAACACCATTTTAATCACGTCCGTTTTTTCCTACAGATAACCGGCATTAATCTCGCCCAGATCGGGTTGATAAAGTATCGTGACTATCCGTGTTTACCACTGATGATAAAGTCACTTTTCACCACTATGTTCTGGATCTCCATGAGGCAGATGATTCAGGAGCGACAGATGGAACGGAGAACTTCGGCTATAGCCGATCTAGCCGCACCGCTGCAGGTTACGGTTGGTGCGGCAACAACAGCAGCTTCGAGGGCCGAACGATCACCGGATAAGAAATCTTCTGCCTTCATCACGCGTACCGGCGCATTAATCAATTCATTCCTGATCAAATTTTGGATCTGGGTAGTCGCAATCACGCTGTTTCTGTCCGGGATGACGGGGAACCGAATGAccggttttcgaataatttACATGGCAttgtttttgatattcgtcctcACATTCCAGGTACACCGGAGGCAGTTAGTATTCGTTTGGACCCAAGGTTTAATATGATTTACTCTCTCTCATTTAGTTTTCTTTCAAAATCTGGCGCAAAATGATGTACACGTTTTGGCTCACGGTCATCGTTTACTCCATGTCCATTCTAGTTCTAGTGTACACCTATCAATTCGATAAGTTCCCGCTTTACTGGACTGAATACCTTAAGATATCAGATACATTGTGAGTTCTATCTAATTCCCTAACGACGAGAGAATACATTGTAACAATAACGGAACGAATTTTCCTTTGTGTGATAGGCAAAAAGATATCGGCTTACAACTATACGAAACCAAACAGCTCTTCCTTCATCTAGTGAACCCAACTATGATAGTCATCATCACGGTCATTCAACTTCATTATTGCCATAGAAAGTTCTTGGAAATATCGGAAATTCCAATCATGTAAGTAAACAATACCACCTACCGTGGAATCGTCtcattctgattgatttttctatttttttattctcAGCCAAGAAAGTGATGTTCCTCTAATTTCGGAAACCAGTTCCGCCTACGGCACTTTTTCGAAGCGGAAAAAGCTCAGCAGCATGACAGACGCTCCGCCGATTGAAAAAGATGCGGAGGATGATAATGAAAATGCAAAACCACCGAAAAAAGATAACTTAGATACTACGTCGGAAATACTGGAGGATCTTCGCTTTCGAAAACTGTCCAAACAGGAAATCAAAGGCGTCGCTCAAAAACTGATCAGTCGGCTGTCGGAAATTGCCGAACTTGtgtggttgtttttcgagatccACTTACTGAAGATCATATTGATCGTTGCATTTTCACTGGGTGTCAAGTCGGTTAGCTTTCTGCATTTATTGTACATTTTCATGACAGTATTTGCAGTTAAATCGCACACCAGTTCGCTAGTACTGATAACCAGGATTATGTCATTGATTTCGTCATTTTTGCTGATCACGACCATGATGTATCAGGTAGACTATATCAACGAAAACAATTATATTAGTAACTGTACGAACATCAACGTAAGTATCACACACATGGAGATGAACAATGCGAAATGGATCGGATTCCAGAAAACCAGCGCCGTCAGTAGTCTGTTGGATTTAGTGCGATCTTATTTGGTTTACATCATTGTTGTGACGATTCATGCTGTTGTTGTTCTACGCCAAACTATTCGTCGAATACGGTTAGGACAATCACCACGAACACCCAATTTGATGTTCCCGAAAGTATCCCGGGCGGACGCTGATAAGAATATTCCTCAAATGCTGAAATACTTGTTCAACTATGGGTTCTACAAATTCGGAGTAGAAATTTCACTCGTCTCATTGATTATCGTGATTGCCTCCAGGATGGATATATTTTCGTGTTTTTACGCCGTATGGGTTTGCGTAATGTTCCATATGACCCGTGACAGTCTGCGAAGGGTGTGGCAAGTTCTCACGTGGTTTATAGTCGTTTTGATCCCGCTGCAATATGTGATCTTCATTGGACTTCCACCGGTGCTGTGCGTCGATTATCCGTGGGATATAGAATTCTTGGACCATTTTCGGATTTGGGCCATGTTACCGGAGAGTACGGAAGCGTTTCGAGCACAAGCTTCGAAAATGGTAGCAGACTTTTTGCTTTTAATGTTCCTCTGTCGGCAAACGCTAGTGTTCCGAATCGAGGCACGCTACTCGTCCTGTCCGGATGATTTCGGTGGTGGCAGTAACAAATCTGTGCTGAAGGACATCGACACACTGGGGACGGTGCCGTTCGTCAACCCAACACCAGATTTTATAGCCAAAGTACGAAACTGGTTGGATATAGCGAAGCGAGGAGTTTTCCTGGTCTTTTTCTGGTTTACGTTGGCGATTGTGTTTCTAACTGGATCCAGCCGAGTTACATTGTTCTCGATTGGATATCTGATAGGATCGTTCACCTTTCTGTGGCAAGGAACTGATTTCTACCTTAGACCGATTAAAGCAATTTTGAAAACGTGAGTACAGAGTTTGAGCTAATGAATGAATCAAATGATTTATATTTGTTCTGTTTCTACAACAGTTGGAACATGCTCATTGGCTACAATGTATTTGTGATAACCACGAAAACGTTACTTCAGATGGTTGGATGCCTTTATCTGACCCAATTAACAGCCAAAACCTGTTGGCTGGTGCAATTATTCGGTATATCGTGTTTGTCCTCCCAAGAGGCACCAACAGTGCCGAGTCCGACTGATATGGATCAAGATACTGAACAGTGCAACGTGCCTTACGATGATTCCGGCCTATTTTGGGATGGAGTATGTTTTGCTTTTCTTTTGTTGCAGCGGCGCATATTTTCTAGTCACTATTTCTGTCACATCATCAATGAAACAAAAGCCAGTACTATTTTGGCTTCCAGGTAAGACTATCGTTGGTTTGCTGATGATGGGCGCTGATAATggacaaataatcattttagggGAGCGGAGTTAATTGAGGAGCTCCGTATCAAAGACGTCAAACTGGAAATTGAACGCGAAAGTCAAAttctgcaaaaaattaaaatgaagatGGATCGTATCAAAGCCACCCAGCAGAAAATTTTGGAACCAGTGCATGAACCGACCACCCATGCCAAAGGTAATGAATACATCCTGCTGTCATGTACTGATTACATATACGTTTGTGCCGATTTCTGTTAATTTCCGCGAAAGTCTGTTAAAGTGAAATATCGGGTAAAgaatttatgatttttgttcCTCAATTTTTGGAGATATGAACATCCGAGTAAGTATTTGTTTTTCTGTTAATGGGAAGTAAGTACAGGAACGAATCGTGTTTTGGTTTGAGTTTGCTTCAGTTGAAGTTGAATCCTATGCGTAGAATTCCCTCCCTTCTAGACATAGTGACCTGTAGTGAACAGCACGACACACGGTAGTATAACACATCCGATAGAATAGTACGATTATGATTTGGAGCATCTCAAAAGTCACTAACAAGCGAGATTTTTGTTCCATTTTCTTTTCCGTTGTTCAATTTTGGTCAGAACAAGACGGTGAGCGTATGGCACCTACTCATAGTTTGTCATCATATGCAGGATATCATACGCCCATCGAGGATGAAATTGCGGGAGGTTCCATGATTATCGAGGGCGAGGGAATATCGGATATTCCTTCCGATAATGGAGGACTGGCTATTGGTAGGGGATCTTATCACACACAGGTTTGTGCTCGTTGCTATTCCTATTGTGTAAGTTTCCTCAAAATGCAATTTTAGGCACCCTCACCAAGCTCGGCACTGATGACTGTTTCACTGGATGCTTATTTGGATCCGCAGCGTATGTCATTCGAATCACCAAATGAGTTGTTAGCAAGAGTGTGCAGTCCAGATGATACATTTCCAGTGTTTTCGCCACCACCGTGCGAGGTAGTTGATAGAACAATCAAACAGTTGATCCGAAGTAAGCGATCCGTTTCGTTTTAGAAGGAACAACCGGCTCTGGTGATTCATAATGCGAACACTTTATTACATCCCAATAAAACCGCAATGCAAACTCGTCAGCATCGCCGGCAATCTAGCTTGAATGCTGTATCTTGGCCTAACCCAAACGAACTCACTATTAGCCCGAGGCAGCGTCGACTCTCTAATAATCTTACTCCGGGAGAAGTAATTTATCTATTACAATTCCTAGGTTCATTTAACTGGCAATCGAAGCTCCTTTTTTCAGGATAATGTAGATCAGGCACCATCACCCCGTTCACCGCGATCGCCTCGCGCGAGTATGCGCCACCAGCACCGTCGTCAGTCCAGTATGGGTACTTCGGTGGCACCGGAAGAACTAACTGTTGATCCTAGTCGCAGACGGTCGAGTTTTCTGGTTTCCCTCTTCGTAGACGATGATGCCACTCGGTATGATGATTTGACTACCATGGGAGGAACCAGAAAACGATCTCGCGCCCGTAGCTTCTGGGGTCCTGTTGGGGAGGCCGGTTTTCGGGATTCAATTCGTTCGGCAACGTCTCGTTCACCAGTTTCGCATCACGAGTGTAATTATGATCGAATCGATCTATTTATCGATGTTTCTCGCTTTCAATTCAGGAAAAAAAATGTCCCTTCCCTCATGTCGGCTTGTTGTAAATATGCGCTGTTGGTTGACAGATAATCGGTTGGTGTTATGTGCTACGAAGTTACGTTTTCTAACCAGTTTTAGTTTCAATTTCGAATACCCACCGATTATCGATTGTGTAGATACTTTATTCGATAACCCCAACTCATTAAACTCCAATACGTTATCATTACGGATTTTCCCAGGAGTGGTACGTAATAGGTTTGTAAATAACAAAGGGACAGAAATAAAGCTAATATTTCCAAACAAAACGTTCGTTTATGTTGAGAGTTAAAAATTAGCTGTTTCAGATATACAGGAGAGTTTATTTCCGAAAATCCTTGCACTTCACCAGTTACAGCACGCCAAACTCGCGGAGCGTAGCTTATTCACTACACCAATTGCTGCGTTTCTAATCACAACGAGTACAAAATGCTTTTTGCTTTTATTTACCAACACCAATTTAATCACTACTGATTTTACTAATTGTTATCTTACACTAAATTTTGTTTGCTCAACGCTCTGAAATTGTGTGCCTTATTTTTCTATAGATTCCCGGCCCCCACGACCGAGCCTATGGCGTCGAATTTCGGAGAACAGATCAGCGGGTAAAGAATACAACATTCAATTTTATCGCCAACTTTTCTAACCAAAACTGCTGCTGCACTCACTCAAGCACTCCCTATCCGGTATAACGAGCAAATATGTATCGTGAATACGCTTCCTACAGTTAAATCTCGTGACTGTCGCTATGATACATACTTCCACTTCCACTGAAATGTCGCCTACAGGTCAATGGTTGAGTGGTAAATGTGACTGAAGTGAATCTTCGACCGAGTTTGTTTTAGAGCAAGAATGATCGAATGTTTTGAACTCATAAGGTAAGATAATGTGAAGAGTGTTAAGGTCAAAAATTGGTCAAATAAGGATGAATATAAAATCGGTCCAACATACTACTCAAATTCGAATCGTATTTTTAGTTTTGTTCA
This genomic window contains:
- the LOC131431219 gene encoding uncharacterized protein LOC131431219, which encodes MIWSISKVTNKRDFCSIFFSVVQFWSEQDGERMAPTHSLSSYAGYHTPIEDEIAGGSMIIEGEGISDIPSDNGGLAIGRGSYHTQAPSPSSALMTVSLDAYLDPQRMSFESPNELLARVCSPDDTFPVFSPPPCEKEQPALVIHNANTLLHPNKTAMQTRQHRRQSSLNAVSWPNPNELTISPRQRRLSNNLTPGEDNVDQAPSPRSPRSPRASMRHQHRRQSSMGTSVAPEELTVDPSRRRSSFLVSLFVDDDATRYDDLTTMGGTRKRSRARSFWGPVGEAGFRDSIRSATSRSPVSHHECNYDRIDLFIDVSRFQFRKKNVPSLMSACCKYALLVDR